In Candidatus Babeliales bacterium, the following proteins share a genomic window:
- the umuD gene encoding translesion error-prone DNA polymerase V autoproteolytic subunit — MINQNNSIKENLKIIYVFSADSSHPLKIPFAESLISAGFPSSAENFVERSLDLNELLIKHPTATFFIKVMGDSMINAGIHSNDILIVDRSLTPTNNKIVVVRINDEFTVKRIQFHGDIITLLPENPNYKPIEIKKDADFEIWGVVTNVIHSV; from the coding sequence ATGATAAATCAAAATAATTCTATAAAAGAAAATTTAAAAATCATCTACGTTTTTTCTGCTGATAGTTCACATCCTCTAAAAATTCCTTTTGCAGAGTCACTCATTTCTGCAGGATTTCCCTCATCTGCTGAAAACTTCGTAGAACGCTCATTGGATTTGAATGAATTGCTTATTAAGCATCCAACTGCCACCTTTTTTATTAAAGTGATGGGAGATTCGATGATTAATGCTGGGATTCATTCAAACGATATTTTAATTGTTGATCGATCGTTAACGCCAACTAATAACAAAATTGTAGTTGTTCGCATTAATGACGAATTTACGGTAAAGAGAATTCAGTTTCATGGAGACATCATTACGTTGTTACCAGAAAATCCGAATTATAAACCGATCGAGATAAAAAAAGACGCCGATTTTGAAATCTGGGGCGTCGTGACGAATGTTATTCACAGCGTATAA
- the secD gene encoding protein translocase subunit SecD, with protein MNASMRNILSTSFIAWIAAAILGIIYLFTFSDGRFKLREDRVKFGIDLVGGTYITLEVQTEKAIEVELADKAQSLIKKMDEAHMAIPVAQSQEQAQIVWKFDSLQSAQEAAQFVTKNEPTFAVNAAENVVTLSIKEAAAKRIRDWAVQGNIEVLRTRIDRLGVGEIPIASQGDKNIVIELPNVDNPQQAKAMIGKAALLEIKLVERSGASREDILDAYDGDLPEGMEILPGKDERDGRRWYYLVPKYTDLTGRLLKDAYTGFGGQTQSEVVVHFKFNPDGGEKFYDLTRKNHNRQIALILDGEVISAPRISVPISTDGYIHGNFTAESANELAMLLKSGAFVAPVKFVEERQIGPSLGQESIKQGLMACLIGMALLLLFSVIFYKTAGVFAFLALIFNLLVILVALAWLRATLTLPGIAGMVLTVGMAIDASILIYEKIKEELANGTALRKAVDVGFSDAMAVILDSNITTFLVGIVLYKFGTGPIQGFAVTMMVGIIATLITGLFFLRSIFNFVLYALGIQKLSI; from the coding sequence ATGAACGCCTCGATGCGTAATATTTTGAGTACCAGTTTTATTGCATGGATTGCCGCGGCAATCTTGGGAATTATCTATCTCTTTACCTTTTCTGATGGCAGATTTAAACTGCGCGAAGATCGCGTTAAGTTTGGCATTGATCTTGTCGGCGGCACCTATATTACCCTAGAAGTACAAACCGAAAAAGCAATAGAGGTTGAGTTGGCCGATAAAGCGCAATCACTCATCAAAAAGATGGATGAAGCGCACATGGCAATTCCTGTTGCGCAATCGCAAGAGCAAGCGCAAATTGTTTGGAAATTTGATTCATTGCAATCGGCACAAGAAGCGGCGCAATTTGTTACAAAAAATGAACCCACCTTTGCCGTTAACGCTGCAGAAAACGTAGTAACTTTATCGATTAAAGAAGCGGCAGCAAAGCGCATTCGTGATTGGGCGGTACAAGGAAATATTGAAGTGCTTCGCACTCGTATCGATCGTTTGGGCGTAGGCGAAATTCCAATCGCATCTCAAGGTGATAAAAATATTGTTATAGAACTACCCAACGTGGATAATCCGCAACAAGCAAAAGCGATGATTGGCAAAGCGGCATTGCTCGAAATTAAACTTGTTGAGCGTTCAGGCGCTAGCAGAGAAGATATTCTTGATGCGTACGATGGCGATCTTCCAGAGGGAATGGAAATTCTTCCAGGAAAAGATGAACGAGACGGCAGACGTTGGTACTATTTGGTTCCAAAATATACTGATCTCACCGGCAGATTGCTTAAAGACGCGTATACTGGCTTTGGTGGGCAAACACAATCTGAAGTGGTTGTTCACTTCAAGTTTAACCCAGATGGCGGTGAGAAATTTTATGATCTGACAAGAAAAAATCATAATCGCCAGATCGCGCTTATTCTTGATGGAGAAGTAATTTCTGCACCTCGAATTTCAGTTCCTATCAGCACTGATGGCTATATTCATGGTAATTTTACCGCTGAATCTGCAAATGAACTTGCTATGCTTTTAAAATCTGGTGCATTCGTGGCTCCGGTTAAATTCGTTGAAGAGCGCCAAATTGGCCCTTCGCTTGGCCAAGAATCGATCAAGCAAGGTTTAATGGCCTGCTTAATTGGTATGGCACTTCTCTTGCTCTTTAGCGTGATTTTCTATAAAACGGCCGGCGTCTTTGCATTCCTTGCATTGATTTTTAACTTGCTTGTTATCTTGGTTGCACTTGCATGGCTTCGCGCAACGCTTACCTTGCCAGGTATTGCGGGTATGGTACTGACCGTTGGTATGGCGATCGACGCATCGATCCTTATTTATGAGAAAATTAAAGAAGAATTGGCGAATGGAACTGCATTGCGTAAAGCGGTGGATGTTGGGTTCTCCGATGCAATGGCAGTTATTTTAGATTCGAATATTACGACATTTTTAGTCGGTATTGTTCTTTATAAATTTGGTACCGGTCCAATCCAAGGATTTGCCGTAACGATGATGGTTGGTATTATTGCCACCTTGATTACCGGCTTATTCTTCTTGCGTTCAATTTTTAATTTTGTATTGTACGCTTTGGGTATTCAAAAACTTTCAATTTAG